A genomic region of Elaeis guineensis isolate ETL-2024a chromosome 9, EG11, whole genome shotgun sequence contains the following coding sequences:
- the LOC105051458 gene encoding tRNA (guanine(37)-N(1))-methyltransferase 2 isoform X2 — translation MADAGLLDESKFESTLQLWALRIPRELCKSVSRVLRGYLLDKARVKPITEDPTSEKNRFVILSESIQNPDLSEIPDQVLDALKELCNIEVVPYSLTLGYSYWGADHILKQILPHGVEVPSSFETIGHIAHLNITDDMLPYKDVIAKVIYDKNQPRIKTVVNKVGTITNEFRVPNFEVLVGKDDMVTEVKQYGAIFRLDYSLVYWNSRLEHEHIRLVSQFQTGDIICDMFAGVGPFSIPAAQKGCVVYANDLNPDSVRYLRINAKINKVEDCVFAYNLDARAFVRQLMSVPDSEIKPESQDTVLKECQTNNLIANREGRSEHGKLAVDNKEILDAGKNVQDHMDDSSTIANAAAKRRSEISDEASVIKGNTNKRIRGFKLSISKAYEHVDHIIMNLPASALQFLDVFKDLLQRKYWKGPLPWIHCYCFIRSSETTESILAVSSYRDFIGGRESFEC, via the exons ATGGCGGACGCCGGGCTGCTCGACGAGAGCAAGTTCGAGTCTACGCTTCAGCTCTGGGCTCTTCGGATTCCCCGAGAGCTCTGCAAGTCCGTCAGCCGCGTTCTTCGCGG ATATCTGCTAGACAAAGCTCGTGTCAAGCCCATTACTGAAGATCCAACTTCTGAGAAAAATCGCTTTGTTATTTTATCAGAAAGTATTCAAAACCCTG ATTTATCTGAGATCCCAGATCAAGTACTGGATGCACTGAAGGAATTATGCAACATTGAAGTAGTGCCCTATTCGCTGACCCTTGGATATTCATATTGGGGTGCAG ACCATATTCTGAAGCAAATATTGCCCCATGGAGTGGAGGTTCCTTCTTCTTTCGAAACAATAG GTCATATTGCTCATTTGAATATTACCGACGACATGCTTCCCTACAAAGATGTCATAGCGAAGGTCATCTATGAT AAAAATCAACCAAGAATCAAAACTGTGGTGAATAAAGTTGGAACCATAACAAATGAGTTCCGAGTGCCAAATTTTGAAGTTCTAGTAGGAAAAGATGATATGGTCACTGAAGTGAAACAGTATGGTGCCATATTTAGACTCGATTACAGCTTGGTATACTGGAACTCAAGGCTTGAACATGAACACATTAGATTGGTTTCACAGTTCCAGACAGGAGATATTATTTGTGATATGTTTGCTGGTGTTGGCCCATTTTCAATTCCAGCAGCACAGAAAGGATGTGTTGTATATGCAAATGATTTAAATCCAGATAGTGTTCGTTATTTAAGGATTAATGCAAAGATCAACAAGGTGGAGGATTGTGTTTTTGCATATAACCTTGATGCAAGGGCATTTGTGCGCCAGTTGATGTCTGTGCCTGATTCAGAGATTAAACCTGAATCTCAGGACACTGTACTCAAAGAGTGTCAAACAAACAATTTGATAGCTAATAGAGAGGGAAGATCTGAACACGGAAAACTGGCTG TCGATAATAAGGAAATTCTTGATGCTGGAAAAAATGTTCAAGATCATATGGATGATTCCTCAACAATAGCAAATGCTGCTGCTAAAAGGCGGTCTGAGATTTCTGATGAAG CGAGTGTGATAAAAGGAAACACTAACAAGAGAATCAGGGGCTTCAAATTGTCCATTTCCAAGGCATACGAGCATGTTGATCACATTATAATGAATCTTCCTGCTTCTGCTTTGCAGTTTCTTG ATGTTTTCAAGGATCTTCTCCAGAGAAAATACTGGAAAGGACCTTTGCCCTGGATACACTGCTACTGCTTCATACGCTCAAGTGAAACCACAGAATCAATATTAGCTGTGAGTTCCTACAGGGACTTCATTG GAGGCAGAGAAAGCTTTGAATGCTAA
- the LOC105051458 gene encoding tRNA (guanine(37)-N(1))-methyltransferase 2 isoform X3, translated as MADAGLLDESKFESTLQLWALRIPRELCKSVSRVLRGYLLDKARVKPITEDPTSEKNRFVILSESIQNPDLSEIPDQVLDALKELCNIEVVPYSLTLGYSYWGADHILKQILPHGVEVPSSFETIGHIAHLNITDDMLPYKDVIAKVIYDKNQPRIKTVVNKVGTITNEFRVPNFEVLVGKDDMVTEVKQYGAIFRLDYSLVYWNSRLEHEHIRLVSQFQTGDIICDMFAGVGPFSIPAAQKGCVVYANDLNPDSVRYLRINAKINKVEDCVFAYNLDARAFVRQLMSVPDSEIKPESQDTVLKECQTNNLIANREGRSEHGKLAVDNKEILDAGKNVQDHMDDSSTIANAAAKRRSEISDEASVIKGNTNKRIRGFKLSISKAYEHVDHIIMNLPASALQFLGSSPEKILERTFALDTLLLLHTLK; from the exons ATGGCGGACGCCGGGCTGCTCGACGAGAGCAAGTTCGAGTCTACGCTTCAGCTCTGGGCTCTTCGGATTCCCCGAGAGCTCTGCAAGTCCGTCAGCCGCGTTCTTCGCGG ATATCTGCTAGACAAAGCTCGTGTCAAGCCCATTACTGAAGATCCAACTTCTGAGAAAAATCGCTTTGTTATTTTATCAGAAAGTATTCAAAACCCTG ATTTATCTGAGATCCCAGATCAAGTACTGGATGCACTGAAGGAATTATGCAACATTGAAGTAGTGCCCTATTCGCTGACCCTTGGATATTCATATTGGGGTGCAG ACCATATTCTGAAGCAAATATTGCCCCATGGAGTGGAGGTTCCTTCTTCTTTCGAAACAATAG GTCATATTGCTCATTTGAATATTACCGACGACATGCTTCCCTACAAAGATGTCATAGCGAAGGTCATCTATGAT AAAAATCAACCAAGAATCAAAACTGTGGTGAATAAAGTTGGAACCATAACAAATGAGTTCCGAGTGCCAAATTTTGAAGTTCTAGTAGGAAAAGATGATATGGTCACTGAAGTGAAACAGTATGGTGCCATATTTAGACTCGATTACAGCTTGGTATACTGGAACTCAAGGCTTGAACATGAACACATTAGATTGGTTTCACAGTTCCAGACAGGAGATATTATTTGTGATATGTTTGCTGGTGTTGGCCCATTTTCAATTCCAGCAGCACAGAAAGGATGTGTTGTATATGCAAATGATTTAAATCCAGATAGTGTTCGTTATTTAAGGATTAATGCAAAGATCAACAAGGTGGAGGATTGTGTTTTTGCATATAACCTTGATGCAAGGGCATTTGTGCGCCAGTTGATGTCTGTGCCTGATTCAGAGATTAAACCTGAATCTCAGGACACTGTACTCAAAGAGTGTCAAACAAACAATTTGATAGCTAATAGAGAGGGAAGATCTGAACACGGAAAACTGGCTG TCGATAATAAGGAAATTCTTGATGCTGGAAAAAATGTTCAAGATCATATGGATGATTCCTCAACAATAGCAAATGCTGCTGCTAAAAGGCGGTCTGAGATTTCTGATGAAG CGAGTGTGATAAAAGGAAACACTAACAAGAGAATCAGGGGCTTCAAATTGTCCATTTCCAAGGCATACGAGCATGTTGATCACATTATAATGAATCTTCCTGCTTCTGCTTTGCAGTTTCTTG GATCTTCTCCAGAGAAAATACTGGAAAGGACCTTTGCCCTGGATACACTGCTACTGCTTCATACGCTCAAGTGA
- the LOC105051458 gene encoding tRNA (guanine(37)-N(1))-methyltransferase 2 isoform X1, with the protein MADAGLLDESKFESTLQLWALRIPRELCKSVSRVLRGYLLDKARVKPITEDPTSEKNRFVILSESIQNPDLSEIPDQVLDALKELCNIEVVPYSLTLGYSYWGADHILKQILPHGVEVPSSFETIGHIAHLNITDDMLPYKDVIAKVIYDKNQPRIKTVVNKVGTITNEFRVPNFEVLVGKDDMVTEVKQYGAIFRLDYSLVYWNSRLEHEHIRLVSQFQTGDIICDMFAGVGPFSIPAAQKGCVVYANDLNPDSVRYLRINAKINKVEDCVFAYNLDARAFVRQLMSVPDSEIKPESQDTVLKECQTNNLIANREGRSEHGKLAVDNKEILDAGKNVQDHMDDSSTIANAAAKRRSEISDEASVIKGNTNKRIRGFKLSISKAYEHVDHIIMNLPASALQFLDVFKDLLQRKYWKGPLPWIHCYCFIRSSETTESILAEAEKALNAKIAEPLFHRVRDVAPNKAMYCLSFRLPAESCFKHVEDASKPEDCES; encoded by the exons ATGGCGGACGCCGGGCTGCTCGACGAGAGCAAGTTCGAGTCTACGCTTCAGCTCTGGGCTCTTCGGATTCCCCGAGAGCTCTGCAAGTCCGTCAGCCGCGTTCTTCGCGG ATATCTGCTAGACAAAGCTCGTGTCAAGCCCATTACTGAAGATCCAACTTCTGAGAAAAATCGCTTTGTTATTTTATCAGAAAGTATTCAAAACCCTG ATTTATCTGAGATCCCAGATCAAGTACTGGATGCACTGAAGGAATTATGCAACATTGAAGTAGTGCCCTATTCGCTGACCCTTGGATATTCATATTGGGGTGCAG ACCATATTCTGAAGCAAATATTGCCCCATGGAGTGGAGGTTCCTTCTTCTTTCGAAACAATAG GTCATATTGCTCATTTGAATATTACCGACGACATGCTTCCCTACAAAGATGTCATAGCGAAGGTCATCTATGAT AAAAATCAACCAAGAATCAAAACTGTGGTGAATAAAGTTGGAACCATAACAAATGAGTTCCGAGTGCCAAATTTTGAAGTTCTAGTAGGAAAAGATGATATGGTCACTGAAGTGAAACAGTATGGTGCCATATTTAGACTCGATTACAGCTTGGTATACTGGAACTCAAGGCTTGAACATGAACACATTAGATTGGTTTCACAGTTCCAGACAGGAGATATTATTTGTGATATGTTTGCTGGTGTTGGCCCATTTTCAATTCCAGCAGCACAGAAAGGATGTGTTGTATATGCAAATGATTTAAATCCAGATAGTGTTCGTTATTTAAGGATTAATGCAAAGATCAACAAGGTGGAGGATTGTGTTTTTGCATATAACCTTGATGCAAGGGCATTTGTGCGCCAGTTGATGTCTGTGCCTGATTCAGAGATTAAACCTGAATCTCAGGACACTGTACTCAAAGAGTGTCAAACAAACAATTTGATAGCTAATAGAGAGGGAAGATCTGAACACGGAAAACTGGCTG TCGATAATAAGGAAATTCTTGATGCTGGAAAAAATGTTCAAGATCATATGGATGATTCCTCAACAATAGCAAATGCTGCTGCTAAAAGGCGGTCTGAGATTTCTGATGAAG CGAGTGTGATAAAAGGAAACACTAACAAGAGAATCAGGGGCTTCAAATTGTCCATTTCCAAGGCATACGAGCATGTTGATCACATTATAATGAATCTTCCTGCTTCTGCTTTGCAGTTTCTTG ATGTTTTCAAGGATCTTCTCCAGAGAAAATACTGGAAAGGACCTTTGCCCTGGATACACTGCTACTGCTTCATACGCTCAAGTGAAACCACAGAATCAATATTAGCT GAGGCAGAGAAAGCTTTGAATGCTAAGATAGCAGAACCACTTTTTCACAGGGTTCGTGATGTTGCTCCTAACAAG
- the LOC105051457 gene encoding fructokinase-1 produces the protein MAVANCTGKAFVVSFGEMIIDFVPTVSGVSVAEAPGFVKAPGGAPANAAIAAARLGGHVAFIGKLGADEFGVMLAGILKDNGVDDKGVVFDDTARTGLSFVTLGKDGERDFMFYRNPSADMLLRESELNLDLIKRATIFHFGSISLIEEPCRSTQLAAMEIAKKEGALLSFDPNLRLRLWESPKVAQALIMEIWKQSNIIKVSDAEVEFLTNKDTVEDDAVMNLWHPELKLLLVTLGGKGCKYYTKDFRGTVNGIAVKAIDTTGAGDAFVGAMLRKIADDQSALQDEEKLREVLRFANACGAITTTKRGAIPALPVEAEVLELLERA, from the exons ATGGCCGTCGCCAACTGCACCGGCAAGGCCTTCGTGGTGAGCTTCGGCGAGATGATCATCGACTTCGTGCCGACGGTGTCCGGCGTCTCGGTGGCCGAGGCCCCGGGGTTCGTGAAGGCCCCCGGCGGCGCCCCGGCCAACGCCGCCATCGCGGCGGCCAGGCTCGGCGGCCACGTGGCCTTCATCGGGAAGCTCGGCGCCGACGAGTTCGGGGTCATGCTGGCCGGGATTCTCAAGGATAACGGTGTCGATGATAAGGGCGTGGTTTTCGACGACACGGCGAGGACCGGTCTCTCCTTTGTGACGCTTGGGAAGGACGGCGAGCGTGACTTCATGTTCTACCGCAACCCGAGCGCCGACATGCTGCTTAGAGAGTCTGAGCTTAACCTGGATCTCATCAAAAGG GCTACAATTTTTCACTTTGGATCAATAAGCCTAATTGAAGAGCCTTGCCGATCAACTCAGTTGGCAGCGATGGAGATAGCAAAAAAGGAAGGGGCATTGCTTTCTTTCGACCCAAATCTCCGTCTACGATTATGGGAGTCCCCGAAGGTTGCACAGGCCCTTATCATGGAGATTTGGAAGCAATCCAACATCATTAAGGTCAGTGATGCCGAGGTTGAGTTCCTAACCAACAAGGACACAGTCGAAGATGATGCTGTTATGAACCTGTGGCACCCAGAATTGAAGCTTTTGCTGGTGACTCTTGGGGGGAAGGGATGCAAATACTACACCAAG GACTTTCGAGGGACTGTCAATGGGATTGCTGTGAAGGCAATCGATACGACGGGGGCTGGCGATGCATTCGTCGGTGCGATGCTTAGAAAGATTGCTGATGACCAATCTGCATTGCAA GATGAGGAGAAACTGAGGGAAGTGCTGAGATTTGCCAATGCTTGTGGAGCTATAACGACGACAAAGAGAGGAGCTATTCCTGCTTTGCCAGTGGAAGCTGAAGTCCTGGAGTTGCTGGAGAGAGCTTAA